A genomic segment from Bacteroidota bacterium encodes:
- a CDS encoding di-heme oxidoredictase family protein: MTHKKLFIVIGLVSLSVGLTNFFSACKKAVALTEDELNEWYSGGVQTAFNSGSGAYSQEFNGLPIYKSILHGMGDAGFEAVFNSDPNQLNYGLGPLYNNVSCASCHVGDGRGKAPEAGENLNSLLLRLSIEGTNPHGGPMGAPMFGGQLQPRAILGAQVEANVDVQYTTVNGAYADGETYQLRKPVYTLTNTYTALPANVLVSARMASPIFGLGLLEAISAADIQKQADEMDLNQDGISGKVNWVWDVMNQTYSIGRFGWKAGMPSIIQQSAGAYNEDMGVTNFIFPVESSIDQPQHALSKGKQELSDSILFAVAYYIKTLAVPGRRDVDKPEVKQGKMIFNKVGCNACHKSYYTTQTDVIYPEVSNQHIFPYTDLLLHDMGDDLSDHRQDNKASGNEWRTAPLWGIGLSKTVNGHNNFLHDGRARSISEAILWHGGEAEKSKLAYKNLSKADRTALIAFLQSL, encoded by the coding sequence ATGACCCATAAGAAGTTATTTATTGTAATAGGACTAGTCAGTTTATCAGTAGGATTAACCAACTTTTTTTCGGCCTGTAAAAAAGCCGTGGCGTTAACCGAAGATGAATTAAACGAATGGTATTCAGGAGGTGTGCAAACTGCTTTTAACAGTGGTTCGGGTGCCTATAGCCAAGAGTTTAATGGGCTTCCTATCTACAAAAGTATTTTGCATGGAATGGGTGATGCTGGTTTTGAAGCCGTATTTAACAGTGACCCAAACCAATTAAACTATGGTTTGGGTCCTTTATACAATAATGTTTCGTGCGCTTCATGCCATGTAGGCGATGGGCGCGGAAAAGCACCGGAAGCAGGTGAAAATTTAAATTCCTTATTACTGCGTTTAAGTATAGAAGGAACCAATCCGCATGGTGGGCCAATGGGCGCACCTATGTTTGGCGGACAGCTACAACCAAGAGCTATTTTAGGTGCACAGGTTGAAGCCAATGTTGATGTGCAATACACAACCGTTAACGGTGCTTATGCTGATGGCGAAACTTACCAGTTAAGAAAACCTGTTTATACTTTAACCAATACTTATACTGCATTACCGGCCAATGTATTGGTTTCAGCCCGTATGGCTTCGCCCATATTCGGTTTAGGTTTATTGGAAGCCATTAGTGCTGCCGATATACAAAAGCAGGCTGATGAAATGGACTTAAACCAGGATGGTATTTCGGGCAAAGTAAACTGGGTTTGGGATGTAATGAACCAAACATATAGTATTGGCAGGTTTGGTTGGAAAGCAGGAATGCCGTCTATTATTCAGCAATCAGCCGGGGCTTACAATGAAGACATGGGTGTTACCAATTTTATTTTCCCGGTAGAAAGCAGCATCGATCAGCCACAACACGCACTTTCAAAAGGAAAACAAGAGTTAAGCGATAGTATATTATTTGCAGTAGCTTATTATATTAAAACCTTGGCTGTACCGGGCAGAAGAGATGTTGACAAGCCTGAGGTAAAACAAGGCAAAATGATATTTAATAAAGTAGGTTGTAATGCCTGCCACAAATCGTATTACACTACACAAACGGATGTGATTTATCCTGAGGTATCAAACCAACATATTTTTCCTTATACTGATTTGTTGCTACACGATATGGGCGATGATTTAAGCGACCACAGGCAAGACAACAAAGCAAGCGGTAACGAGTGGAGAACAGCTCCGCTTTGGGGTATTGGGTTAAGTAAAACGGTTAATGGACACAACAACTTTTTACACGATGGCAGAGCACGCAGCATAAGCGAAGCCATTTTATGGCATGGAGGTGAGGCAGAAAAATCGAAATTGGCTTATAAAAACCTAAGCAAAGCTGACCGCACAGCATTAATTGCGTTTCTACAATCATTATAG
- a CDS encoding imelysin family protein, which yields MKSFNQLFLIGAGAIALTLGACSKDSSTATGNSVTEATMKSSVITSLSANVILPTYADMNKEAVSLYTNIQLFIADGTDANLVKCRTSWYTMRAAWEQSEGFLFGPVATENVDPRIDTWPVNYQSLDSVLTSNSTFSSAYIETLEDALRGFHPIEYLLFGQNGDKKASDFTGKQKDYLLALAENLKTLSNSITTGWAAGFSVDFNNPSANGVYKNQREVYEQVVTAMFEICEEVADGKMSEPFTKQDASLEESPFAKNSMVDFTNNIKSVENMYLGTYGNGNDKGMEDFVRFYSLSLDVKIKQHIAAAKTALGNVTVPFGKAISEQPTQVQNAIDAIGALHGVIEEDLMDLVKLHTN from the coding sequence ATGAAATCATTTAATCAATTATTTTTAATCGGTGCAGGAGCAATTGCTCTTACATTAGGTGCTTGTAGTAAAGATTCGTCAACAGCTACAGGTAACTCAGTAACAGAAGCTACCATGAAAAGCTCCGTTATAACAAGCTTAAGCGCTAATGTTATACTACCTACTTATGCCGACATGAATAAGGAAGCTGTTTCATTATATACCAATATTCAACTTTTTATTGCTGATGGAACTGACGCTAATTTAGTAAAATGCAGAACCAGCTGGTATACTATGCGTGCTGCATGGGAGCAATCAGAAGGTTTTTTATTCGGACCGGTTGCTACTGAAAATGTTGACCCTCGTATTGATACATGGCCGGTTAATTACCAGTCGTTGGATTCGGTTTTAACCAGCAACAGCACTTTCTCATCAGCTTATATTGAAACATTGGAAGATGCATTAAGAGGTTTCCACCCGATTGAGTACTTACTATTTGGCCAAAATGGCGATAAAAAAGCAAGTGATTTTACCGGCAAACAAAAAGATTATTTGTTGGCATTGGCTGAAAACTTAAAAACATTATCAAACAGTATTACTACCGGTTGGGCTGCAGGTTTCAGTGTTGATTTTAACAATCCAAGCGCAAACGGTGTTTACAAAAACCAACGCGAAGTATACGAGCAAGTTGTAACTGCTATGTTTGAAATATGCGAAGAGGTAGCTGACGGTAAAATGTCAGAACCATTTACCAAACAAGATGCAAGTTTAGAAGAGTCGCCATTTGCTAAAAACTCAATGGTTGACTTTACCAACAATATTAAGAGTGTTGAAAACATGTACTTAGGTACTTATGGTAACGGTAACGATAAAGGAATGGAAGATTTTGTACGTTTTTATAGCCTATCGCTTGACGTTAAAATAAAACAACACATTGCTGCTGCAAAAACAGCTTTAGGAAATGTTACAGTACCTTTTGGTAAAGCTATTTCAGAACAACCAACTCAAGTACAAAATGCAATTGATGCGATTGGTGCATTGCATGGAGTAATAGAAGAAGATTTAATGGATTTAGTGAAATTACACACTAACTAA
- the fdhD gene encoding formate dehydrogenase accessory sulfurtransferase FdhD, producing the protein MTKPAVAPAQIVKVNNHEFLQTNDLLAVEEPLEIRIGYGLKTQREQRNISVTMRTPGHDFELALGFLFTEGIIESSQQIAQIRYCTELNTQENNENIVRVELHEDVVIDFSKLQRNFYTTSSCGVCGKASIDAIKTVCQNQNPVSDFKVHESIILSLPDQLRAQQNVFEYTGGLHACALFDVKGTIKLLREDVGRHNALDKLIGAIVGQTNTENLFVDTVLLLSGRASFELIQKAAMAGIPVICAVGAPSSLAVATAKEFGITLIGFLRDKRFNIYTNEQRISF; encoded by the coding sequence ATGACTAAACCTGCCGTTGCTCCTGCCCAAATTGTAAAAGTAAACAACCATGAATTTTTGCAAACCAATGATTTACTGGCGGTGGAAGAGCCTTTGGAAATACGTATTGGCTATGGACTTAAAACGCAGCGCGAGCAACGCAATATTTCAGTAACCATGCGCACACCCGGCCACGATTTTGAACTGGCTTTGGGTTTTTTGTTTACAGAAGGCATTATAGAAAGTAGCCAGCAAATTGCACAGATAAGGTATTGTACTGAGTTAAATACACAGGAGAATAATGAAAACATTGTAAGGGTTGAGCTGCACGAAGATGTAGTTATAGATTTTAGTAAACTGCAACGTAACTTCTACACTACTTCCAGTTGTGGTGTGTGTGGCAAAGCCAGTATTGATGCCATTAAAACCGTTTGCCAAAACCAAAATCCGGTATCCGATTTTAAGGTACATGAATCCATTATTTTATCGCTACCCGACCAGTTAAGAGCGCAACAAAATGTATTTGAATATACAGGAGGTTTACATGCTTGTGCTTTGTTTGATGTAAAGGGAACTATTAAACTGTTGCGTGAAGACGTAGGCCGCCACAATGCATTAGATAAGCTAATTGGTGCTATAGTGGGGCAAACCAATACAGAAAATTTGTTTGTGGATACTGTTTTGTTGCTCAGTGGCAGGGCTAGTTTTGAATTAATACAAAAAGCAGCTATGGCCGGTATACCCGTTATTTGCGCAGTAGGTGCGCCCAGCAGCTTAGCCGTAGCAACGGCAAAAGAATTTGGTATCACCTTAATTGGCTTTTTAAGAGATAAACGATTTAATATTTATACGAACGAACAAAGAATTTCGTTTTAG
- a CDS encoding MvaI/BcnI family restriction endonuclease, which produces MERILLKKFLKSMNLQNLKRLFIDNGCTKIYIKKLSPNDNSKNQVYFGGSFEILNILPISEIKNEEAGDWNKERFKAAINFSWIAENGNLFPAPNAQLILYPKYPEVRFSGFLAKCQNPPSELMTQRLADRLLFFSVAKNGSVLGYVTAPDSELANEFINQEDVSEHGVFKVIELPQVANNKVKLINELLRIHQLGWIQSKRLDRLGNLVACEAPNCGGYTLEAELGITPNGYSEPDFLGWEIKQFGVTNFARVNSAIITLMTPEPTDGIYKNEGAEAFLRKYGYADKMGKEDRINFGGVHKSGVRHPMTNLEMQLIGFDAESGKIRNTNGRISLVDINGNETASWSFASMLLHWNRKHNQACYVPSLSQTTNERKYKYGNNIILGAGTDFQLFLGQMANGNIYYDPGIKMENASTKPKIKKRSQFRIKSQNLPHLYKMNEVLDILT; this is translated from the coding sequence TTGGAAAGAATATTATTAAAGAAATTTCTAAAATCAATGAACTTACAAAATCTAAAGAGGCTGTTCATTGATAACGGCTGCACAAAAATTTATATTAAAAAACTTTCACCAAATGATAACTCGAAAAATCAAGTTTACTTTGGTGGTAGCTTCGAGATTTTAAATATTCTTCCGATTTCTGAAATTAAAAATGAAGAAGCTGGAGATTGGAATAAAGAACGTTTTAAAGCAGCTATAAATTTTTCTTGGATTGCGGAAAACGGAAATTTGTTTCCAGCCCCAAATGCACAACTTATATTATACCCTAAGTATCCAGAGGTAAGGTTTTCAGGATTTTTAGCGAAATGCCAAAATCCCCCATCAGAATTAATGACGCAACGACTAGCTGACAGGCTTTTATTCTTTTCAGTTGCAAAGAATGGTTCTGTTTTAGGCTATGTCACTGCTCCAGACTCAGAACTTGCAAATGAGTTTATTAATCAAGAAGATGTATCAGAACATGGTGTTTTTAAAGTTATCGAATTGCCGCAAGTGGCAAATAATAAAGTAAAATTAATTAATGAATTACTTCGTATTCATCAATTAGGTTGGATACAATCAAAAAGGCTAGATAGGCTTGGTAATTTGGTGGCCTGTGAAGCTCCCAATTGTGGGGGATATACGCTTGAAGCGGAATTAGGAATAACCCCGAATGGCTACTCTGAACCTGATTTTTTAGGATGGGAAATTAAACAGTTTGGAGTTACAAATTTTGCTAGAGTTAACTCTGCAATTATAACTTTAATGACACCTGAACCAACTGATGGAATATATAAAAATGAAGGTGCTGAAGCTTTTCTAAGAAAGTATGGTTATGCCGACAAAATGGGAAAAGAAGATAGAATAAATTTTGGAGGTGTCCATAAATCGGGTGTAAGGCATCCTATGACAAATTTAGAAATGCAGTTAATTGGTTTTGATGCTGAAAGTGGGAAAATAAGAAATACTAATGGGCGAATTTCACTTGTGGACATTAATGGAAATGAAACTGCTTCTTGGAGTTTTGCATCTATGCTTTTACATTGGAATAGAAAACACAATCAGGCTTGTTATGTGCCTTCACTCTCTCAAACAACCAATGAAAGAAAATATAAATATGGTAATAATATTATTTTAGGAGCGGGGACAGATTTTCAATTGTTCCTTGGACAAATGGCAAATGGAAATATTTATTATGATCCAGGAATAAAAATGGAAAATGCCTCAACAAAGCCTAAAATAAAAAAACGCAGTCAGTTTAGAATAAAATCACAGAATTTGCCACATTTATATAAAATGAATGAGGTTTTAGATATTCTAACTTAA
- a CDS encoding NFACT RNA binding domain-containing protein — protein MHHKHPLIHQLGLTLQKHLQGYLFYDAFSVNKNELVLVFNQIDRWLSIKLIIEARTFFVQFYDYPMERKGSTYILFESLKQASVEGIYLHENERSFRIVFKNNQSLVFKLYGSLANVLLFDGEQLTDLFRPQIESDKQATLAQFTALENAEYQPVLSDSFYIVQDEKGFPVLQNEATDKPVLYTGESLLEVYNEFSRQYLGKWFFTQKRDQLKQQCEGELKRWRPVAQNATQALQYLQSNARNEELGHIIMANLHTMQKGAEHLNTLDFYTNEPIQIKLKANLNPQENAQYYYKKARNQKNEEQLLANKIKQAQEKVQANEEKLAIVLAAETMRDLKAFELPVSKQKSKLEQREQYRVFTYKGFKILVGKSAANNDELTLKIAHKNDLWLHAKGVSGSHVIIKHQNKNTFTTDVITYAAQIAAYYSKSKGSAMVPVIYTPKKFVRKPKGAEPGQVFVEKEEILLVEPKLG, from the coding sequence TTGCACCATAAACACCCACTGATACATCAATTAGGATTAACCTTGCAAAAACATTTGCAAGGTTATTTGTTTTATGATGCTTTCAGTGTGAATAAAAATGAGCTGGTTTTGGTGTTTAACCAAATAGACCGATGGTTAAGTATAAAACTGATTATTGAAGCGCGGACCTTTTTTGTTCAGTTTTATGATTACCCGATGGAGCGCAAAGGTTCCACTTATATTTTATTTGAAAGTTTAAAGCAAGCTTCCGTAGAAGGCATCTATTTACACGAGAATGAACGCTCGTTCCGCATTGTTTTTAAAAACAACCAAAGCCTTGTATTTAAATTGTATGGCTCTTTAGCCAATGTATTGCTTTTTGATGGGGAGCAATTAACTGACTTGTTCAGGCCGCAAATAGAAAGTGATAAGCAGGCTACTCTTGCTCAATTTACCGCATTAGAAAATGCCGAATACCAACCGGTTTTATCCGACTCTTTTTATATTGTACAAGATGAAAAAGGATTTCCTGTTTTACAAAATGAGGCAACAGATAAGCCTGTTTTGTATACTGGTGAGAGCCTTTTAGAAGTCTATAATGAGTTTAGCAGGCAGTATTTAGGCAAGTGGTTTTTTACCCAAAAGCGCGATCAGCTAAAACAACAATGCGAAGGGGAGTTGAAGCGTTGGCGGCCTGTTGCGCAAAATGCGACTCAGGCGTTACAATACTTACAAAGCAATGCGCGTAATGAAGAATTGGGTCATATTATTATGGCTAACTTGCATACCATGCAAAAAGGAGCAGAGCATTTAAACACCTTGGATTTTTACACCAATGAACCTATTCAAATTAAACTGAAGGCTAATTTAAATCCGCAGGAGAATGCACAATATTATTATAAAAAAGCCCGCAACCAGAAAAACGAAGAGCAGCTATTAGCCAATAAAATAAAACAAGCACAAGAAAAAGTACAAGCCAACGAAGAGAAATTAGCTATTGTATTAGCCGCTGAAACCATGCGCGATTTAAAAGCATTTGAGTTACCTGTTAGCAAACAGAAAAGTAAACTGGAACAACGGGAGCAATATCGGGTATTTACTTATAAAGGCTTTAAAATACTGGTAGGGAAAAGTGCCGCCAATAACGATGAGCTGACTTTGAAAATTGCGCATAAAAACGATTTATGGCTACATGCCAAAGGCGTAAGCGGCAGCCATGTAATTATTAAACACCAAAACAAAAACACCTTTACTACCGATGTAATTACCTACGCAGCACAAATTGCAGCCTATTACAGTAAATCAAAAGGGAGTGCGATGGTGCCTGTAATTTATACACCCAAAAAATTTGTACGCAAACCCAAAGGTGCCGAACCCGGGCAGGTGTTTGTAGAGAAAGAAGAGATTCTATTGGTAGAACCTAAATTGGGGTAA
- a CDS encoding nuclear transport factor 2 family protein codes for MPIDLKEIALAWFHAFNTHNIEALLALYSDEAEHYSPKLKVRQPETNGLIKGKETLRAWWTDAFERLPELYYHVIKLTADDEQVFMEYIRQTPGEEDLRVGEVLVIKEGKIVASRVYHS; via the coding sequence ATGCCCATTGATTTAAAAGAAATTGCGCTGGCTTGGTTTCATGCTTTCAATACCCATAATATAGAAGCACTATTGGCTTTGTATAGTGACGAAGCCGAGCATTATAGCCCTAAATTGAAAGTGCGTCAACCGGAAACCAATGGCTTAATAAAAGGAAAGGAAACACTGCGGGCATGGTGGACTGATGCTTTTGAGAGGCTTCCGGAATTGTATTACCACGTTATAAAACTAACTGCCGATGACGAACAGGTTTTTATGGAATACATTCGCCAAACGCCCGGGGAAGAGGATTTGAGAGTAGGTGAGGTATTGGTTATAAAAGAGGGTAAAATAGTGGCTTCAAGAGTTTACCATTCTTAA
- the gldC gene encoding gliding motility protein GldC, with protein sequence MKKSQIRIDVEIDAENMPTMIKWDADDADFDGQQPAKAVLLSLFDGLQQNAMRIDLWTNEMQVDEMNLFMFQTLSTLGDTYERATNNKEIADEIREFAHHFGHKTDIFGPDHQH encoded by the coding sequence ATGAAAAAATCGCAAATAAGAATAGATGTAGAAATAGATGCAGAAAACATGCCTACCATGATTAAATGGGATGCTGATGATGCTGATTTTGACGGGCAACAACCTGCTAAAGCGGTATTGCTTTCGTTGTTTGATGGCTTACAACAAAATGCTATGCGTATTGACCTTTGGACGAATGAAATGCAAGTAGATGAAATGAATTTATTTATGTTTCAAACCTTATCAACCTTAGGCGATACTTACGAGCGTGCTACCAATAACAAAGAAATAGCTGACGAGATAAGAGAATTTGCCCATCATTTTGGTCATAAAACAGATATATTTGGTCCAGACCACCAACATTAA
- a CDS encoding Rieske (2Fe-2S) protein, translating to MQRRNFIKQSCLACGGLLLGGSILTMLESCQSLPTYKATKGKEISVPVSQFMQSKVLVVSAPWMSFDILLVKKTEEEYKALYMKCSHQDQILSATETGLFCVAHGSSFDLDGNVQKEPAIEPLQQFKTRVENNQIIITL from the coding sequence ATGCAAAGACGAAATTTCATCAAACAATCGTGCTTAGCCTGTGGAGGCCTTTTGCTGGGGGGTAGTATACTAACGATGTTAGAGTCGTGCCAGAGTTTACCTACTTATAAAGCAACAAAAGGCAAAGAAATAAGCGTACCTGTGAGCCAGTTTATGCAGTCAAAGGTATTAGTGGTAAGTGCACCGTGGATGAGTTTTGATATTTTATTGGTTAAAAAAACAGAAGAAGAATACAAAGCTTTATACATGAAATGTTCACATCAGGATCAGATACTATCAGCTACGGAAACAGGTCTATTCTGCGTAGCGCATGGCAGCAGTTTTGATTTAGATGGCAATGTGCAAAAAGAACCTGCTATTGAGCCCTTGCAACAATTTAAAACACGTGTAGAAAACAATCAAATAATAATAACCCTATAA
- a CDS encoding cystathionine beta-synthase, which produces MWKNNVLETIGNTPLVKLNSIVKDLPCTVLAKIETGNPGNSIKDRMALKMIEDAERDGRLKPGGTIIEGTSGNTGMGLAIAAVIKGYKCIFTTTDKQSKEKVDALKAFGAEVIVCPTDVEPEDPRSYYSVSSRLINEVPNSWKPNQYDNLSNSLAHYEQTGPEIWEQTEGKITHLVVGVGTGGTICGTGKYLKEQNPNVKVLGIDTYGSVFKKYKETGIFDKNEIYPYITEGIGEDFLPANVNFDLIDHFEKVTDKDAAMMTRRIPREEGIFVGNSAGSALAGILQMKDMFTKDDVVVVIFHDHGTRYLGKMFNDDWMRDRGFLLSEQTKAINLIETHKHQKLVTAKTTDTVGVAVQMMKKFFISQLPVTNEAGEFVGSLNDAALFSMLLENHELKQKLVSEVMSAPFPFVNPQSSMEDVSRMITKDNAAVLVKDLMNQVHIITKQDLIEAIS; this is translated from the coding sequence ATGTGGAAAAACAATGTTTTAGAAACCATTGGTAATACGCCTTTGGTAAAGCTAAATAGTATAGTAAAAGACCTTCCTTGTACCGTATTAGCCAAAATAGAAACGGGTAATCCGGGAAACAGTATAAAAGATAGAATGGCATTGAAAATGATAGAAGATGCCGAACGCGATGGTCGTTTAAAACCGGGCGGAACTATTATAGAAGGAACCAGTGGAAACACGGGTATGGGCTTAGCCATAGCTGCCGTTATAAAAGGGTATAAATGTATTTTTACTACAACCGATAAACAAAGCAAAGAAAAAGTAGATGCTTTAAAAGCATTTGGAGCAGAAGTAATTGTTTGCCCAACCGATGTAGAACCGGAAGATCCCCGTTCTTATTACTCCGTATCGAGCAGGTTGATAAACGAGGTTCCCAATTCATGGAAACCCAACCAATACGATAATCTTTCTAATTCATTAGCCCATTACGAGCAAACTGGCCCTGAAATTTGGGAACAAACCGAAGGTAAAATTACCCATTTGGTAGTAGGTGTGGGAACAGGTGGAACCATTTGCGGAACAGGTAAATATTTAAAAGAACAAAACCCGAATGTGAAAGTATTGGGTATTGATACTTATGGTTCGGTATTTAAAAAATATAAGGAAACAGGTATTTTTGATAAGAATGAAATTTATCCATACATAACCGAAGGTATAGGTGAAGACTTTTTACCTGCCAATGTAAATTTTGATTTAATTGACCATTTTGAAAAAGTAACTGATAAAGATGCAGCCATGATGACCCGTAGAATTCCCCGCGAAGAAGGGATTTTTGTAGGTAATTCAGCAGGTTCAGCCTTAGCAGGTATATTACAAATGAAAGACATGTTTACCAAGGACGATGTGGTAGTGGTTATTTTCCATGACCACGGAACCCGTTATTTAGGTAAAATGTTTAACGATGACTGGATGCGTGACAGAGGCTTTTTATTAAGCGAACAAACCAAAGCCATTAATTTAATAGAAACCCACAAACACCAAAAGTTAGTAACTGCTAAAACAACTGATACGGTTGGCGTGGCTGTACAAATGATGAAAAAATTCTTTATTTCTCAATTGCCGGTTACCAATGAAGCAGGTGAGTTTGTAGGTTCTTTAAACGATGCGGCCTTGTTTAGCATGTTGTTGGAAAACCATGAACTAAAACAAAAACTGGTAAGTGAAGTAATGAGTGCGCCATTTCCATTCGTGAACCCACAAAGCAGTATGGAAGATGTATCGCGTATGATTACCAAAGACAATGCAGCCGTATTGGTAAAAGACTTAATGAACCAGGTACATATTATAACCAAACAGGATTTGATAGAAGCAATCAGCTAA
- the guaA gene encoding glutamine-hydrolyzing GMP synthase, with amino-acid sequence MEQKILIIDFGSQYTQLIARRLRELNVYSEIHPCTHLPVIDEATKAIILSGSPYSVNDGLLPNIDMSAWRGKLPILGLCYGAQLMAQQNGGFVVPSKIREYGRTNLNYLSDDVLFTGIKENTQVWMSHGDTIQSIPDNFKIIASTDAVKVAAFKIEGEPTYAFQFHPEVTHSTDGLMMLENFVKHVAKLNQDWTPTHFIGNITAEMKAKIGDDKVILGLSGGVDSSVAAILLKHTIGDNLTGIFINNGLLRKGEYEQVLEAYKGMGLNVIGVDAGERFLSELKGVSDPEQKRKTIGRVFIEVFDDEAKKIEGVRWLAQGTIYPDVIESVSVKGPSATIKSHHNVGGLPEKMNLKVIEPLRTLFKDEVRKVGKELGIADIILNRHPFPGPGLAIRILGDITPEKVAILQDADHIFISELKSKDQYKNVWQAGVIFLPVQSVGVMGDERTYENAVCLRAVTSVDGMTADFCHLPHEFLAHVSNRIINEVKGINRVVYDISSKPPATIEWE; translated from the coding sequence ATGGAACAAAAAATATTAATAATCGATTTTGGGAGTCAGTACACACAGCTAATTGCTCGTAGGTTGCGCGAGTTAAATGTGTATTCCGAAATACATCCTTGCACCCATTTACCAGTTATTGACGAGGCTACCAAAGCCATTATTCTGAGCGGAAGCCCTTATTCGGTAAACGATGGCTTGCTGCCGAATATTGATATGAGTGCCTGGCGTGGTAAACTACCTATATTGGGTTTATGCTATGGCGCACAGTTAATGGCTCAACAAAATGGAGGTTTTGTAGTTCCATCAAAAATCAGGGAATACGGCCGTACCAATTTAAATTATCTTTCAGATGATGTATTGTTTACGGGCATCAAGGAAAATACACAAGTATGGATGAGCCATGGCGATACGATACAAAGTATTCCGGATAATTTTAAAATAATTGCCAGTACCGATGCGGTAAAAGTAGCCGCTTTTAAAATAGAAGGTGAGCCTACTTATGCATTCCAATTTCACCCGGAGGTTACACATAGTACCGATGGTTTGATGATGTTGGAGAATTTTGTAAAACATGTAGCCAAACTAAACCAAGACTGGACACCAACCCATTTTATTGGCAATATTACTGCTGAAATGAAAGCCAAAATTGGTGACGATAAAGTAATATTAGGCTTAAGCGGTGGAGTAGATAGCAGTGTGGCAGCCATATTGCTTAAACATACCATTGGCGATAATTTAACTGGTATATTTATAAACAACGGTCTATTACGTAAAGGCGAATACGAGCAAGTATTAGAAGCTTACAAAGGCATGGGCTTAAACGTAATTGGCGTTGATGCCGGAGAGCGTTTCTTAAGCGAATTAAAAGGCGTATCAGACCCGGAACAAAAACGCAAAACCATTGGTCGTGTTTTTATAGAAGTATTTGATGACGAAGCGAAGAAAATAGAGGGTGTAAGATGGTTAGCACAAGGTACTATTTATCCCGATGTAATAGAAAGTGTAAGCGTTAAAGGCCCTTCAGCTACTATTAAGTCGCACCACAATGTGGGTGGACTGCCTGAAAAAATGAACCTGAAAGTAATAGAGCCTTTGCGTACTTTATTTAAAGATGAAGTAAGAAAGGTAGGCAAGGAGCTAGGTATAGCCGATATTATATTGAACCGTCATCCTTTCCCGGGACCCGGTTTAGCCATTAGAATATTGGGCGATATTACTCCTGAAAAAGTAGCCATATTACAAGACGCTGACCATATATTTATTAGTGAACTGAAAAGTAAAGACCAATACAAAAACGTATGGCAAGCGGGCGTTATATTCCTACCTGTCCAATCAGTAGGCGTAATGGGCGATGAGCGTACTTACGAAAATGCAGTTTGCTTAAGAGCCGTTACTTCAGTTGATGGAATGACAGCCGATTTTTGCCATTTGCCACATGAGTTTTTAGCCCATGTATCAAATCGTATTATCAACGAAGTAAAAGGCATTAACCGCGTAGTATACGATATTAGCAGTAAGCCACCTGCAACCATTGAATGGGAATAG
- the tnpA gene encoding IS200/IS605 family transposase gives MPFVKVYIHFVWSTKNRIPFLHSKELRVKVWNHIKENAKEKGIFIDHISGYSDHCHCLVSLSVDQTIQKVMQLIKGESSFWINKQGLLFDLPNTINDGIQKFEWQDEYFATSVSLSMLDKVRAYIKKQEQHHRKTVFQDEYKEMIDKYGFEIIKDE, from the coding sequence ATGCCTTTTGTAAAAGTATATATTCATTTTGTTTGGAGTACCAAAAACAGAATTCCTTTTCTACATTCAAAAGAACTCAGGGTAAAAGTTTGGAATCACATAAAAGAGAATGCAAAAGAAAAAGGCATTTTTATAGACCATATCAGTGGCTATTCAGACCATTGCCATTGTTTGGTATCATTAAGTGTTGACCAAACAATACAAAAAGTAATGCAGCTAATAAAAGGAGAGTCTTCTTTTTGGATTAATAAACAAGGATTATTGTTTGATTTACCCAATACCATTAATGATGGAATACAAAAATTTGAATGGCAAGATGAATATTTTGCTACCTCTGTTTCATTGTCTATGTTAGATAAAGTAAGGGCCTATATTAAAAAGCAAGAACAACACCATAGAAAAACCGTTTTCCAAGATGAATATAAGGAAATGATAGATAAATATGGTTTTGAAATCATCAAAGACGAGTAA